The sequence CCCCGCCCACGCCACGTTTAACATCGAACACGAACGCAGCGACGGCGAAGAAGAAATCGAATTCCAGCTCACCTGGAAAAACGACTGAGAAAATCCCATGACGTTCCGGATTGTCCTACTTTCCCTGTTACTCAGTGCGTTTTCCATATCTTCCCTGGATGATAAAGTCCGCCTCGAAACCCGGGTCGACCGTGTTCATCGCGAGTTGGGCATGACGGGCGAAGGGGTGATTGTGGCCATCCTCGATCGAGGCATCGATTACGAACATCCGGATTTCCGGAACGAGGACGGGACGACGCGTATCCTGTTTATCTACGACATGACGGACGATACCGGCGCCGGCGCGTCGGATAATTCGTTTGGGTTGGGGACGATCTACACCCGCGCGCAGATCAACGCGGCGCTTACCAGTGGCATCCGGCTGGCGACGCGCGACGCCTTCGGGCACGGGACGACGACCGCCGGCCTCGCCGCAGGCAACGGGCGGGCCAGCGACGGATTGTACGCCGGCATGGCCCCGGATGCCGACCTGATCGTCGTCAAGATCGTCGGCGGCGCGCCGGCGCATGGCAATGAGCCGGCTGAAGAGTCTGCCGACGTACGGGACATGGAGGCGGCGATGGATTTTGTCATCCAGAAGGCCGAGGAAGCTGGCCAGCCGTTTGTCGCCCTCGCCAACATTGGCAGCATCGGGGCCGCTTCGGATGGGACGACGGCCTGGGCGCGGGCCATCGACGAGCGGTTTGGGGACGACTTTCCGGGCCGGGTGTTTGTCACCGGCACCAGCGACGACGGCGGGATGCCCAACCACGCCGCCGGCCTGATCCAGGCCGGGCAGTCCGCCGACCTGCTGATCCATAAGGGCGATGCAGGCAACCTCCGGTTCGAAATGTGGTACCCCGGCTCGGACCGGTACGACGTGACGATCATCGGGCCGGGCGGGACGTTTGGGCCGTATGCCTATCCGGTTAACGCCAACCGGGACACGCAGCAAACGGTCGACTTTACCTACTTCCACAACGGCACGGCGGTCGATTTCTGGGACGCCGCCAGTTCACGGCGGGAGATCCTGATCGACTTCGCGACATCGGGCGACTATACGGTACGCCTCGAACGTAAATTGGGCATCGATGGGCGGTTCGATGCGTTTCTGAATCCCTCGCGCCTGTTCGAAGGCGTCAATAACCGCTTTGAGTCGTTTGTCGTGCCGGGGTATACGGTATGGGATATGGCGAGCTCGCAGACGAACATCGCCCCCAATTCGTACGTGTTGCGGCACGACTGGACGGACATCGACGGGGTCGCGCGCAGCGAGAGTGATGAGGGCGCCATCGGCGATCTGTGGCTGGGCAGCGGCATCGGGCCGACGATGGACGACCGGCGCGGCGTGACGGTCAGCGCGCCCGGCGAGCGGCTCTTCGCCCCGTACGCGCCGCGGTCGTTTTATGCGACAGACCGCGCCAATATCGTGCGCGACGACGGCGCCGGCGGGATGTACGGCCTCCAGAGCGCCGTCAGCGCGGCCGCGCCGGTCACGACCGGCATCATCGCGCTCATGCTCCAGGCGAATCCACAACTGGGCGCTGTTGATGTGCGCGTAGCGCTCCAGCAAACGGCCCGCGAGGACGCTTTCACCGGCGATACCCCGAACAGCCGGTGGGGATTTGGGAAGATCGACGCGTTCGCGGCGGTGGCCCGGATTCTCGGGGTTGTGGATCTAGTGGAGGTCGAAGGCGCCCTCCCGCGCGAGGCGACGCTGTTCGCGAACTACCCGAACCCTTTTTCGGGATCGACGACCCTGCGTTTCGCGCTGCCGGCGCCGGCGGACGTTCGCCTCTCCGTGTTCGACATGCTCGGGCGCGACGTGACCGTGTTGGTGGACCAGTCGCTCTCTGCCGGGGTGTATGAGACGGCCTTCCACGCCGAAGCGCTGCCGGCCGGCGTGTATGTTGTGCGGCTGGAAGCTGGCGGACGCGTGTTTAGCCGGACCCTCACGCACATCCGGTAACCCATATGGTTGCGATCCAGAACACCCTTAACCAGACGCTGTTGTACCTCGACGGCGAATACATCCTGAATCTCGGCAGGAAGCGGATCGGGCGGGTGGAAGGCGCTGTCTTGATGAATCTCCAGGGGCAGCCTATCGGAGGTGTGGAAGCTGATCGAGTGCTGGATCCGGCCGGCCGGCACGCCTTTACGATTCGTGGCAACAACGTACTCGACCGCCGCGGTGTCTCCATTGCCACGATCGAGGAAGGCACGCTCCTGGATAAGGGGCTTTTAGCCGCGGCGTTCGGGGTATTTTGTACGGATGGGTAATTTGACCGGTTGGATGAAGTCAACGCCTCGCCGGAACTCCACGATTTTCACTCATCCCCACCTGACGCGTCGCTGCATATGGACATCCTGCTTCACGCGGAACGTCATCGAATGCACCGTATCGGCTGGCTCCGCGCCGCCGTGCTCGGGGCGAACGACGGTATCGTGTCGACGGCAAGCCTGGTGCTCGGCGTAGCTGCCTCACAAGCCAGCGCGGAGAGCGTACTTGTCGCCGGCGTGGCCGGGCTCGTGGCAGGTGCGATGTCGATGGCGGCGGGGGAGTATGTATCCGTCAGCTCGCAATCCGATACCGAGCAAGCCGAACTCGACAAGGAGCGTCGAGAACTGGCAAACGACACGGCCTTCGAACGCGAGGAACTGGCCGCAATCTATGTCGATCGCGGACTCGACCCCTCTCTGGCCGCGCAGGTGGCCGATCAGCTGATGGCTCGTGATGCACTGGGCGCACACGCTCGGGACGAGTTGGGGATATCAGAATTGACGACGGCGAAGCCCATACAGGCCGCCCTGGCATCGGCCGGTACGTTTGCGGTGGGCGCCGCGCTGCCTTTGCTGGTTGTCGTGATATCGCCCGCTTCGGCTATGTTGTGGACCGTTGCCGTCAGCGCGCTGGTTTTTCTGGGGCTGCTTGGCGCGGTTTCGGGCCGCGTCGGCGGTGCCTCCCCGCGCGTCGCCGCGTTTCGCGTCACCTTCTGGGGCGCACTGGCCATGGGTCTGACATCCGGTGTCGGCGCGTTGTTCGGGGTAGTGACGTAGGGGCAACGATTCATGGGCCGAATACAATGCCATGGCCAGAAAAAATTCGACACCGAATGAGTCCGCCGACATCTTCCTCGCGGCGCTCGATCATCGGCACAAACCCGAGATCCTGGCGCTCCGCCAGATCCTGCGCGAGGCCGACCCTTCGATGCGAAGCGCGCGGTGTTCTCGGAACGGAGTCGGGTGTGGATCGCCCGGGTGTGACAGCGACGATGGAGAGGCTGCCGGACGATGCCAGCGCGCGGCGGACGCCGCCGGCCACGCGGTTGTGCCGTTAACGCGCCATTTATTAATGGCAATTTGCCGGAACTCAGACAAGCCGATGGCTGTCAGGGCATCTGCTTCCCGATGTATTGACGAGGTGAGTCAACACACGCCAGGCGCTTGATGCCTTTCGGAATGCAGACCGTTTGGGTCTACTCCAGACCCAATGATCTTTCCAACAGCCCACGACGGTACCATTACGATGGACGGAGTCGAGCTTCGTGGCCAAAACCTGACTCAACACGATGAATCCTCCCCCCACATCCACCCTGCTACAAAAGCTAGACGCCTACTGGCGGGCTTCGAATTACCTGTCGGTCGGGCAGATTTATCTATACGATAACCCACTGTTGCGCGAGCCCCTGTCGCGCGACCATATCAAGCCCCGTCTGCTGGGGCATTGGGGAACGACGCCGGGGCTCAACTTCATGTATGTCCACCTGAACCGGCTTATCGTGGAGCATGATCTGAATATGATTTTCATCACGGGGCCGGGTCATGGAGGGCCTGCGGCTGTGGCGCAAACGTATCTGGAAGGGTCCTACAGCGAGCGGTATCCCGACATTTCGCAGGACGAGGCCGGGATGGGGCGCCTCTTCAAGCAGTTCTCGTTCCCAGGCGGCGTTCCGAGTCACGTTTCGGCGGAAGTGCCCGGATCGATCCATGAAGGGGGCGAGCTGGGGTATGCGCTATCCCACGCCTATGGCGCGGCGTTCGACAACCCCGATCTCATCGTGGCCTGTGTGGTGGGGGACGGCGAAGCCGAGACCGGGGCGATGGCGACGAGCTGGCACTCGAACAAGTTTCTCAATCCGGCTCGCGACGGAGCCGTATTGCCCATCCTGCACCTGAACGGCTACAAAATTGCCGGCCCGGCCGTTCTGGCGCGCATCAGCCCCGAGGAGATCGATCAGCTTTTCCGCGGCTATGGCTACACGCCGTACGTGGTGGAAGGCGACGATCCGGACCTCGTTCATGCGGCCATGATGGAGACGCTGGATACTGTGCTCGCCGATATTCGCCGTATCCAACACGCCGCGCGTTTCGAGGGCGTCGGCGAACGGCCGCGCTGGCCCATGATCATCCTGCGGACGCCGAAGGGGTGGACCTGCCCGGAGACGATCGACGGCCGGCCGGCGGAGGGCTCCTGGCGAAGCCACCAGGTGCCGCTGGACGCCTTGCACACCAACCCGGACCATCTCCGGATCCTCGAACAATGGATGCGCAGTTATCGGCCGGAGGAGTTATTCGACGACGAGGGGCGTCTACGAGCCGACCTGGCCGAACTGGCGCCGCGCGGCGACCGCCGGATGGGCGTTAACCCGCACGCCAACGGTGGAGAGCTACTTCGCAACCTCCGGCTGCCCGATTTTCGCTCGTATGCCGTCGACGTGCCCCGGCCTGGCGGGGTCGACGCCGAATCGACCCGGGTGCAGGGGAGCTTCTTGCGCGATGTGATGGCGATGAACCAGGAGGCTGGCAACTTTCGCGTCTTCAGTCCGGATGAAAACGCCTCCAACCGCTGGGGGGATATCTTCGAAGTCACCGATCGGTGTCTCGTGGCCGAACGGCTGCCGACCGACGACCACCTGTCCCCCGAAGGCCGGGTCATGGAGATGCTGAGCGAGCATCAGTGCCAGGGGTGGCTGGAGGGCTACTTGTTGACGGGCCGGCACGGCTTTTTTAACTGTTACGAAGCCTTCATCCACATCATCGACTCGATGTTTAACCAGCACGCCAAGTGGCTGAAGGTGTGCAACGACATCCCCTGGCGCCGGCCCATCGCGTCGCTTAATTATCTGCTCTCGTCCCACGTCTGGCGGCAGGATCACAACGGGTTCAGCCATCAGGACCCCGGCTTCATCGACCACGTGATCAACAAAAAAGCCGAGGTCGTGCGCGTCTATCTTCCGGCGGACGCCAACACGCTGCTTTCTGTGACCGACCATTGCCTGCGGAGCCGGAACTACGTCAACGTGATCGTCGCCGGCAAACAGAAGGCGCCGCAATGGCTTTCGATGGATGAGGCCGTGAAACACGCTACCGCCGGCGTGAGCATCTGGGAGTGGGCCTCGAACGACCGCGGGGGTGAGCCGGACGTGGTGCTTGCCTGCTGCGGCGATGTGCCCACGCTGGAGACCCTGGCGGCCGTGTCGCTGCTGCGCACGATGGCGCCGGATCTGAAAATCCGCGTGGTCAACGTCGTCAACCTCATGAAACTGCAGCCGTCCACCGAACACCCTCACGGATTGAAGGATGCGGACTTCGATCAGCTCTTCACCACCGATAAGCCGATCATTTTTGCGTTCCACGGCTATCCGTGGCTCATCCATCGCCTGACGTATCGCCGCACGAACCACCCCAACCTGCACGTGCGGGGCTACAAGGAGGAAGGCACCACGACCACGCCGTTCGACATGGTCGTGCTCAACGACCTCGATCGGTACCATCTGGTGGCGGACGTGTGCGACCGGGTGCCGGCGATGGCTTCCCGCGCGGCCTATACCAAGCAATGGGTGCGCGATAAACTCATCGAACATAAGCAATATATCGCCGAACACGGCGAGGACATGCCCGAAATTCGCGACTGGCGCTGGGAGGCACGGTCGTGAGCATCCTGGTGATGAATGCCGGCTCCAGCAGCCTCAAGCTGGGTCTGTTCGACGCAGACACGTGTGATCCGCTGGCCGCCGGACTGCTCGAATGGGCGACCGACGGCCGGGGCTCCGAGCTCGTCTGGCGGATGGCGGATGGGAAGCCAGGCGAGCGCGTGCAGTTGCCGGCGGACCGGCCGGCGGCGATTCGAGAAGCGCTGGCATCGATCGACCGGCTCGATGGCTCACACGCGCGCATTCGAGCGGTGGGGCACCGGGTGGTCCACCGCGGGCCCGACTTCTCGTCCAGCGTGCGTATCGACGACCGCGTGATGGAGCGGCTGATCGGGTTGTACGACCTGGCTCCGCTCCACAACCCGGCCGCCGTGGCCGTGATCGAGGCAACCGGGGCGGCGCTGCCGGACATAGACCAGGTAGCGGTGTTCGACACCGCCTTCTTCGCCCGACTCCCCGAAAGCGCCCGGGTGTACCCGCTGCCTTATGCGTGGTACAGCGCGTGGGGGATCCGGCGGTATGGATTCCACGGCATCAGCCACGCGTATTGTGCGGAGCGGGCGGCGCAGCTGCTCGGTCGGGATCCGGGGACGCTCCGGCTCGTCACCTGTCATCTCGGGCAGGGCTGTTCGGCGAGCGCCATTCGCGGGGGCGAACCCGTGGCGACCACCATGGGGTTTACCCCGCTGGAAGGGTTGATGATGGGGACCCGCTCCGGCTCGGTCGACCCCGGCATCCTGCTTTACGTTCAGCGCACCCACGGCATTTCGGTGGAGGCGCTGGAACGGGCGTTGCAGAAGGAATCGGGTTTATTCGGGGTCTCGGGCGTGTCGGGCGATTACCGCGAGGTCGAGGCGGCGGCAACGGCCGGACATGCGCGGGCACGGCTGGCGCTTACCCTGTTTGCCGATCGAGTGCGGGCGGCCGTGGGGGCTCTGGCGGTGCAGTTGGGCGGGGTGGATGCCCTGGTATTCACCGCCGGCGTGGGTGAAAACGCCCGTGGCCTCCGGTCCGAAGTGTGCCGCGGCCTGGAGTGCCTCGGTCTGGTGCTCGACGCCGATCTGAACGCCTCGGCGGATCCGGATGCAGATCTCGCCGAGCCGGGTTCTCCTGCACGTATCCTGGCCATTCATACCCGGGAAGATTGGATGATCGCCCGGGAGACGCAGCGGGTGGTGGGAATATCCCATCATCGGAGCGGCGGCTTGCGCTGATGACCGATTGAATGCGGCGTGCAGCTACCTTAGTTTGTGACGGTCGACACGTGTGATTTCGCACGACCAGCAATCCCGATTCCCTCATGCGCTCCCAGGTATTCTTTAATCGGCTATTCCTCCCGGGGCTTTTTGCCCTGATCCTCCAGCCGGCCACCGCCCAGCCCCAGCCGTACGACCCGGCGACGATCGACACCTTCGCCGGCCGGCCGCGGCTGTTTGTGCTGACCGACATGGGCAACGAGCCGGACGACCAGATGTCGATGGTCCGCCTCCTCGTCTACGCCAACGAAATCGACATCGAGGGACTGGTGGCGACGACCTCGACATGGCAGCGGACGAGGACCAACCCCCACACGATCCGGGACATCGTTGCCTCCTATGGCGAGGTGCGGTCGAACCTCCTGCTGCACGCCCCGGGCTGGCCCGAGGCGGCCGCGCTCGATGCGCTGGTAGTTTCCGGGCAGCCGGCGTATGGAATGGCCGCCGTTGGATCCGACCAGTTGAGCGCCGGCGCCGAGGCGCTGATTCGGGCCGGCGACAAACCCGACAACCGGCCGCTGTGGGTGAGTGTCTGGGGCGGGGCGAACACGCTGGCGCAGGCGCTGTTGACGCTCCGCGAGACCCGCACGCCCGAGCAGGTGGAGGCCTTCGTGCGAAAGCTCCGCGTCTATTCGATCTCCGATCAGGACGACGCCGGCTCCTGGATCCGCCGCGAATTCCCCGGGCTGTTTTACATCGTAGAGCCCTCGCCGCAGGATGCGAGCGCGTACTACTACGCGACGTGGACGGGCATCGCCGGCGATATCTTCTACCGCAACGGCGCCGGGGCGGACTCGACGCTCATCTCGAACGCCTGGCTAGAGACCCACATCCGGGCGAAGGGCCCTCTCGGCGCGCACTACCTCCGCTTTGATTATATCATGGAGGGAGACACGCCGGCGTACCTCGGGCTGACGAACAACGGCCTGAACAGCTACCGCAATCCGAGCTGGGGCGGGTGGAGCGGGCGCTACATCTGGACGCAGCCGCATGGCGAGACGCACCCGATCTGGTCGCAGGGCGGCGACCTGACCAGCCGCGTCACGTCACAAGATGAAGTGGTGGGCGTCGATGGGAAGACCTATATCTCCGACCACGCGACAATCTGGCGGT comes from Rhodothermales bacterium and encodes:
- a CDS encoding S8 family serine peptidase gives rise to the protein MTFRIVLLSLLLSAFSISSLDDKVRLETRVDRVHRELGMTGEGVIVAILDRGIDYEHPDFRNEDGTTRILFIYDMTDDTGAGASDNSFGLGTIYTRAQINAALTSGIRLATRDAFGHGTTTAGLAAGNGRASDGLYAGMAPDADLIVVKIVGGAPAHGNEPAEESADVRDMEAAMDFVIQKAEEAGQPFVALANIGSIGAASDGTTAWARAIDERFGDDFPGRVFVTGTSDDGGMPNHAAGLIQAGQSADLLIHKGDAGNLRFEMWYPGSDRYDVTIIGPGGTFGPYAYPVNANRDTQQTVDFTYFHNGTAVDFWDAASSRREILIDFATSGDYTVRLERKLGIDGRFDAFLNPSRLFEGVNNRFESFVVPGYTVWDMASSQTNIAPNSYVLRHDWTDIDGVARSESDEGAIGDLWLGSGIGPTMDDRRGVTVSAPGERLFAPYAPRSFYATDRANIVRDDGAGGMYGLQSAVSAAAPVTTGIIALMLQANPQLGAVDVRVALQQTAREDAFTGDTPNSRWGFGKIDAFAAVARILGVVDLVEVEGALPREATLFANYPNPFSGSTTLRFALPAPADVRLSVFDMLGRDVTVLVDQSLSAGVYETAFHAEALPAGVYVVRLEAGGRVFSRTLTHIR
- a CDS encoding VIT family protein, translating into MDILLHAERHRMHRIGWLRAAVLGANDGIVSTASLVLGVAASQASAESVLVAGVAGLVAGAMSMAAGEYVSVSSQSDTEQAELDKERRELANDTAFEREELAAIYVDRGLDPSLAAQVADQLMARDALGAHARDELGISELTTAKPIQAALASAGTFAVGAALPLLVVVISPASAMLWTVAVSALVFLGLLGAVSGRVGGASPRVAAFRVTFWGALAMGLTSGVGALFGVVT
- a CDS encoding phosphoketolase family protein, translating into MNPPPTSTLLQKLDAYWRASNYLSVGQIYLYDNPLLREPLSRDHIKPRLLGHWGTTPGLNFMYVHLNRLIVEHDLNMIFITGPGHGGPAAVAQTYLEGSYSERYPDISQDEAGMGRLFKQFSFPGGVPSHVSAEVPGSIHEGGELGYALSHAYGAAFDNPDLIVACVVGDGEAETGAMATSWHSNKFLNPARDGAVLPILHLNGYKIAGPAVLARISPEEIDQLFRGYGYTPYVVEGDDPDLVHAAMMETLDTVLADIRRIQHAARFEGVGERPRWPMIILRTPKGWTCPETIDGRPAEGSWRSHQVPLDALHTNPDHLRILEQWMRSYRPEELFDDEGRLRADLAELAPRGDRRMGVNPHANGGELLRNLRLPDFRSYAVDVPRPGGVDAESTRVQGSFLRDVMAMNQEAGNFRVFSPDENASNRWGDIFEVTDRCLVAERLPTDDHLSPEGRVMEMLSEHQCQGWLEGYLLTGRHGFFNCYEAFIHIIDSMFNQHAKWLKVCNDIPWRRPIASLNYLLSSHVWRQDHNGFSHQDPGFIDHVINKKAEVVRVYLPADANTLLSVTDHCLRSRNYVNVIVAGKQKAPQWLSMDEAVKHATAGVSIWEWASNDRGGEPDVVLACCGDVPTLETLAAVSLLRTMAPDLKIRVVNVVNLMKLQPSTEHPHGLKDADFDQLFTTDKPIIFAFHGYPWLIHRLTYRRTNHPNLHVRGYKEEGTTTTPFDMVVLNDLDRYHLVADVCDRVPAMASRAAYTKQWVRDKLIEHKQYIAEHGEDMPEIRDWRWEARS
- a CDS encoding acetate/propionate family kinase; translation: MSILVMNAGSSSLKLGLFDADTCDPLAAGLLEWATDGRGSELVWRMADGKPGERVQLPADRPAAIREALASIDRLDGSHARIRAVGHRVVHRGPDFSSSVRIDDRVMERLIGLYDLAPLHNPAAVAVIEATGAALPDIDQVAVFDTAFFARLPESARVYPLPYAWYSAWGIRRYGFHGISHAYCAERAAQLLGRDPGTLRLVTCHLGQGCSASAIRGGEPVATTMGFTPLEGLMMGTRSGSVDPGILLYVQRTHGISVEALERALQKESGLFGVSGVSGDYREVEAAATAGHARARLALTLFADRVRAAVGALAVQLGGVDALVFTAGVGENARGLRSEVCRGLECLGLVLDADLNASADPDADLAEPGSPARILAIHTREDWMIARETQRVVGISHHRSGGLR
- a CDS encoding DUF1593 domain-containing protein, whose product is MRSQVFFNRLFLPGLFALILQPATAQPQPYDPATIDTFAGRPRLFVLTDMGNEPDDQMSMVRLLVYANEIDIEGLVATTSTWQRTRTNPHTIRDIVASYGEVRSNLLLHAPGWPEAAALDALVVSGQPAYGMAAVGSDQLSAGAEALIRAGDKPDNRPLWVSVWGGANTLAQALLTLRETRTPEQVEAFVRKLRVYSISDQDDAGSWIRREFPGLFYIVEPSPQDASAYYYATWTGIAGDIFYRNGAGADSTLISNAWLETHIRAKGPLGAHYLRFDYIMEGDTPAYLGLTNNGLNSYRNPSWGGWSGRYIWTQPHGETHPIWSQGGDLTSRVTSQDEVVGVDGKTYISDHATIWRWRAAYQNDFAARMDWSVQPFTRANHPPAIVINSALGAAPLYLDARVGEEVVLDARPTSDPDAHPLRYRWFHYLEAGYTPGQGMAAVSIAGANTACAVVTPTAACRPNWLATNRACAEGIAHIILEVTDGGTPALTRYKRVVLRVRG